Proteins encoded by one window of Grus americana isolate bGruAme1 chromosome 7, bGruAme1.mat, whole genome shotgun sequence:
- the ZNF365 gene encoding protein ZNF365: MQQTARDEGRHPWQEPLGSVSVCLPFRCPRCGDHSRFRSLSSLRAHLEYSHSYEERSLLTKSSLFSPLKDAELISPPEPATQGSLGSPGGAIQQKGSYLNFCDVSCESGKRGQPLEVEAERPVSYVANYVSADSPSEQISKPGLPATDSKASFEAHVREKFNRMVEAVDKTIEKRIDKLTKELAQKTAELLEVRAAFVQLSQKKQEVQRRERALSRQVDVAVEMIAALKQRLTESEEELHRKEEEVVTFNHFLEEAAEKELRGKARLQHFIENLLQRVDLAERQLEYYQNQQMVCNHTDVSEHVFTDISLNKKPRCLSRGSQHASYNIPDAKPHSFQKGRILLKKAKEEKTSLQPVKCFYEPVDYSREIWRAQKKGEPVCSARKVSAKSKMGKKAKPL, from the exons ATGCAACAGACCGCCCGGGATGAAGGCAGGCACCCCTGGCAGGAGCCGCTCGGCAGCGTCAGCGTCTGCCTCCCCTTCCGCTGCCCGCGATGCGGCGACCACAGCCGGTTCCGCAGCCTGTCCTCCCTGCGGGCGCACCTGGAGTACAGCCACAGCTACGAGGAGAGAAGCCTCCTGACCAAGAGCAGCCTGTTTTCACCCCTGAAAGACGCGGAGCTGATCTCCCCGCCGGAGCCCGCCACCCAGGGCAGCCTGGGGAGCCCCGGCGGTGCCATACAGCAAAAAGGATCCTACCTGAATTTTTGCGATGTGTCCTGCGAGAGCGGGAAGCGCGGGCAGCCTCTGGAGGTGGAAGCCGAACGGCCCGTCTCCTACGTTGCAAACTATGTGTCGGCTGACTCCCCCAGCGAGCAGATCTCCAAACCCGGCCTGCCAGCCACTGACTCCAAAGCCTCTTTCGAGGCACACGTCAGAGAAAAGTTTAACAGGATGGTAGAGGCTGTGGACAAAACAATCGAGAAGCGAATTGACAAGCTTACCAAAGAGCTGGCCCAAAAGACGGcggagctgctggaggtgcGGGCAGCTTTTGTGCAGCTGTCCCAGAAGAAGCAGGAGGTGCAGCGACGGGAGCGGGCCCTGAGCAGGCAGGTGGACGTGGCGGTGGAGATGATCGCAGCCTTGAAGCAGCGCCTCACCGAGTCCGAGGAGGAGCTTCACCGGAAAGAGGA AGAAGTTGTTACTTTCAACCACTtcctggaagaagcagcagaaaaagaattgCGGGGAAAAGCCAGGCTCCAGCACTTCATTGAGAACCTGTTGCAGCGCGTGGATCTGGCAGAAAGGCAGCTAGAATATTACCAAAATCAGCAGATGGTGTGCAACCACACCGACGTCAGCGAGCACGTG tttacAGACATTTCATTAAATAAGAAACCCAGATGCCT GAGCCGAGGAAGTCAACACGCTTCATATAACATCCCTGATGCAAAGCCTCATTCCtttcaaaaaggaagaattttgttgaaaaaagcaaaggaggaaaaaaccagctTGCAGCCAGTGAAATGCTTCTATGAACCTGTTGATTACTCAAGAGAAATATGGAGAGCACAAAAGAAAGGTGAACCAGTCTGCTCTGCCAGGAAAGTGAGCGCAAAATCCAAGATGGGTAAAAAGGCGAAACCGCTATAG